The sequence TCAAGCACTTCGTGACCAACGCGGGCGTGGCCGGCATCTACGTCGTGTTCGCCTCGACGGACCCGAGCCGCGGCGCCAAGGGCATCACCGCCTTCGTGGTCGAGGCGGACACCCCCGGCTTCTCCATCGGGCGGCTGCAGCACAAGATGGGCATTCGCGGCTCGACCACCGGCGAACTCGTGTTCCAGGACGCGCGCGTGCCCGTGGAGAACCGGCTGGGCGAGGAGGGCGACGGCTTCAAGATCGCCATGGCCACGCTCGACCGCACCCGCACGAACATCGCGGCCCAGGCCGTCGGCATCGCCCAGGGCGCGCTGGACCTGGCGCTGGAGTATGCGAAGGGCCGGCGCCAGTTCGGCCAGGCCATCGCCGAGTTCCAGGGCATCCAGTTCATGCTCGCCGACATGGCGATGCAGACGGAGGCCGCGCGCCAGCTGCTCTACCACGCCTGCGCCCGGCTCGACGAGGAAGGCGAGACGATGCGCCGCCTGCCGCCGGAGGCGAGCCGCCTCTCCGCCATGGCGAAGGCGTTCGCTTCCGACGTCGCCATGAAGGTGACGACGGACGCCGTGCAGGTGCTGGGCGGCTACGGGTACATGGTGGAGTACCCGGCCGAGCGGATGATGCGGGACGCGAAGATCACGCAGATCTATGAGGGGACGAACCAGATCCAGCGGCTCGTGATCGCCCGATCGTTGCTCGACCAGTGAGGACGCCGGGGGCGCGTCCCGCCGATCTTGTCGGCGGCCGTTGGACGAGCGGGGGAGGAACGCGGTGCGGCGGTCGATCGTCGCGGAGATCGCGGGGGCTGAGCCCGCGGAGGTCGCGCGGGCGCTCTGCTACGCGGCCGCGCGGGCCACAGGGGCGCCGGGCGCGGCGCTGTACGTCTGGGAGGACAACCGCTGGCGCCTGCGCGCGCGCGTGGGCGAGGCCGGTCAGGACGGCGTCGCGGCGGACATCGCCGCCGTCATCGCCGGCGGCCCGGCGCTGACGGCCCAGGTCTGGGGCGCGCGGGTGGCGCTGGTGCTGGCGTCGCCGGGCGAGCTTTCGCCGGCGTTGGAGGCGGACCTGACGGACGGCGCGCGCTGGGCGGCCGCGGCAGAGGCCTATCGCTGCGCCGTCGCATCACGCGACCCGCACGTTGATCCCGTCACCGGGCTGCCGAATCGCGAGGCCTTCGCCGCGCGCCTGGCGCAGGAAGTGGCGCGCGCCACACGCGCGGGGCGGCCGCTGGCGCTCGCCTGCTTCGCCCTGCGGGGTCTCGCGCGCGCGGCGGCGGAGGTGCCCGAAGCGGAGCCGCGCTTCGCCCGGGCGTTGGTCGCCGCGACGAGAGAGGGGGACGTCGTGTTCCGGCTCGGGCCGGAGGAGTTCGCCGTGGTGTTGCCGGGCGCCGACGCGGACGGCGCCGGGCGGATGGCCGTGCGCGCCCTCCTGCGCCTTCGCGAGGCCGCTGGCGCCGGTCCGGCCGTTCGCGCCAGCGCCGGCGCGGCCGATGTCCCGGGCGACGCCCACGACGCGCCCGGCCTCAGGGCGGCCGCCCAGCATGCGCTGTACCTGGCCGAGCTGGCCGGCGGGGATTGCGTGCGGCTGGCCGGCCTGCCTGGACCCGTGGCGGTCGAGGAGGAGTCGAGATGACGGCGTCGCGACGTGGCCGCGCCCCGCACACGTGAGGCGTCGCCCGCACCGCCCAGGTCCTGGGCGACGAATGGAAGCTCCTCATCCTCAGGGACCTGATGCCGGGTCCCCGCCGCTTCACGGAGCTCGAGCGCTCCGTGACCGGCATCAGCCCGCGCACCCTGACGCAGCGCCTGCGAGCCCTGCAGGACGACGGCCTGATCGAGCGCGTCGCGTACGCGGAGTCGCCGCCGCGCGTGGAGTACAAGCTGACGCCCATGGGCCGCGAGCTGATCCCGATCATCGAGATGATGCGCGCCTACGGCCAGCGCTGGCTGTGCCCACGGGAAGAACGCGAGCCGGCGCGGGCTAGGCGCAATAGTCCAGGATCACGTCCCACAGCACCTTGAGGCCGAACTCCAGGCTCGCGATGCGGATGCGCTCGTCGATGCCGTGCACCGTCTCGTGGGCCTCGCCCGGCAGCAGCGGCGCGAAGCCGTACGTGGGGATGCCGGCCGGACGCAGCCAGGAGCCGTCGGTGCCGCCGGTGAGCATCGTCGGCACGAGCCGGCTTCCCGGCGCGTGGCGCTGGAGCGCGCGCCGCATGCTGTCCACGATCGGCGCCTCCACCGGGGAGGCGACGGGCGTGGCCGCGCGCCGGAACCGCACCTCCACGTGATCCAGAAGCCCGCGCGAGGCGAGGATCTCGCGCACCCACGCCGCGATCCCCTCGGGCGTCTGCCCCGGGACGATGCGGCAGTCGCACGTGGCCCGGGCCGTCGACGGGATCACGTTGACGCGGCTGCCGGCCTCGAGCATCGTCGGCGTGATCGTGTCGTGCAGCAGCGCGTGGAGCGTGGCGCGCTGGTACGCATCGGGGATCGCGGCGAGCGACGCCGCGTGGCTCTCCGGGTCCAGCGTGCCGAGCAGGACGCTGCGGTAGGGCTCCGGTTGCCCCGCCGCGAGGCCTTCCACGAACGCGCGCACCGGCTCCGTCACGCGCAGGGGCGTCTCCGTCTCGGAAAGCGCGACGAGGGCCCGGCTGAGCCAGGCGACCGCGTTGTCGTCCGTGGGCACGGACCCGTGCCCGGGCCGGCCGCGCGCGATCAGGTCGAAGGCGCACGGGGCCTTCTCCGCCGGCTGGTACGTAAAGTAGGTCACGCCGCCCAACTCAAGCCCCTCGCCCCCGCCCTCATTCAGCGCGACGGCCGCGCGGATGCGGTCCAGGTGATGGCGCACCATCCAGCCGGCGCCATACTCGCCCCCCGCCTCCTCGTCCGCGTTGAACATGAGCTTGATCGGCCGGCGAAGGCGCACGCCCCGCCGGCGGATCAACAGGGCGAGCTCCGTCCACATGGCGACGAGGTGCTTCATGTCGAGGGCGCCCCGGCCCCACACGCAACCGTCCGCGATGTCCCCTGCGAACGGCGGGTGGGTCCAGAGCTCCGCCTCCGCGGGGACGACGTCGACGTGCCCCATGAGCAGCAGGGCCTCCGACGACGGGAGCGCGTCGTCCGCGTTGGCGGGGATCTCGGCGAGCAGGTTGCCGCGCCCGGGTGCGGACTCGAACAGCTGCGTCTCGATGCCGGCCTCCCGCAGCGTCTCCGCCAGATCGGCGAGACACGCGAGCTCGTTGCCCGGGGGGTTGCTGGTGTCAAAGCGCAGCAGCCGGCTGAGCCGATGCGCGCAATCCTTCGCGACGGATGACCAGTCCGACATGAGCGATGCCTCCCTTTCCCCTTTCAGCGCGAATTCGCGATGGCGGCGGCGATTCCCGCTGGCCCCGCGGCGAGCCGGGCGGCGCACAGGAGATCGCCGGCGACGGGGAGAATTTGGGCGCGGGGTGAGAAGGCTGCACGCCCTCCCGGGTGACGTTTCGCGCCTCGGACATGCCATCGACCTGCTCCGCCGGCTGAAGGACGTGGCCGAGGGGAGCGGCTGGGTGCAGGTCGTCTGCGCCGACATCGACGGGCTTGCGCGGTTCAACGAGGAGAAGGGGTTCGCCTCGGGAAACCGTGCAGTCGGCGAGCTGGCGGCGCTGATGCGCGATCTCGCGCCAAGCGGTTCCACCTATCGCTTCGGCGGGGACGAGTTTTACTGGCTGCGCGTTCTTCCCGCTCCGGAACCGGGGGGGCTGGTCCGGCTCGCCGACCGCCTGCGCCGGGACTTCGCCGCGCGCATGCGGCGGCTGGGGTACGATTTGACGGTCTCCGCGGGCGCTTACGAGGTCCGGGCGCCCACGAGCGCCGCACGGCTGCTCGGCGCGCCGCACCACGCCCTGAGCCGCGCGAAAGAGCAGGGCGGCAACCGGCTCGTGGACGCGACGGTCGTCGACGACGTGCCGGAGTCCGCGTACGCGCTGGTCGACGACCTCATCCGCCGCATCGACGAAAGCGTCCGCGCCATGGAGACCGCGCGCGCGGAGGCGGCCACCGACGCCATCAGCGGCCTGCCGAACCATCGCGCCGGTCGCGCCGCGCTCGAGCGTTTGGCCAGCAGCGCGGCGGCCGGCGGCGAGCCCTTCGCGCTGATCTTCATCGATGGGGACGGGCTGCGCGCGTACAACGAGCTCGGCTACGAGGCGGGCAATCGCATGATCCGCGACCTCGCCGCTGTTCTGCGGCAGGGCCTGCGCGCGCACGACGTGCTGGCGCGGTGGCTGTCCGGCGACGAGTTCCTGGTGCTGCTGCCTGGAAGCGATGTCGCCGCCGCCGTGGGCGTCGCCGAGCGGCTGCGTCGCTCCGTCGAGGAGACCACGCGGAGCTGGCCCATCCCCGTCACGATCTCCGCGGCCGTCGCCGCCTGTCCCGCCCACGGCGTCTCCAGCGACGAGCTCCTGCGCCGGCTGTACGAGGCCGGCCATCGGGCGAAGCAGGAGGGCAAGAACCGCGTCGTCGTCGCGGAGCCTCCTCGCGCCGGCGAGGCGCCGGCCTAGAACGTCACGCGCCGGACGACGTCCACGCCGTTCTGCGCCATGTGGTACAGGAACAGGCGGTGGAAGACGTCGCCGGGATGGCCGGGCGCCGCAGCCTCTCCGGGCGCGGATCCCCGTACCGGGATGTCGAACGTGTCCACCGCTTCGGCCGGGACCACGATCCGCAGCGGAAGGTTTCGCTCGTTCGCCCAAAGGCGCAGCGGCATGGCGAGGTAGTTCACGCACAGGTCCGTGCAGTCCCCGCACAGCACGAAGGTGTCCACGCCGCCCGCGACGAGCTCGCGGTGCCAGTCGCCCGCCCACAGCCCGCAGAGGTTGTTCTTGCGGACGCACAGCGCGTTCCGGTATGCGGGCAGGCGCTCCAGTTCCGCCACGGCCTCCGCCTCGGACGTTCCCTCCAGGCAGTGCGGCGGGTAGGCGCTGAACTCGACGGCGTCGCGCGGGTGGCAGTCCTGCACGGCGACGATCCTCGCGCCGCGCGCGGCGGCGCCTTCGACGAGCTCGACCACGGGCGCCACGAGCGCTTCAACCCTGGGAGACGCCAGCGCGCCCTCCCTCGCGAAGCCGTTCAGCATGTCGATCACGCAGACCGCCACCCTGGCCCCGCCGTGCGGCGCGAGCTCCGACCAGCTTCTCTCCGGGAGACGCGCGAACCAGTCGTCAAGGGCGGCGCCGAACTCCAACCAGCGGGCGCTCGCCTCTCCATCCGCGCGATCCACCACGCCGCCTTCCCCCTTCCGAGTTCCCGTTCTGGATCCACTCTAGCGAAAGTGCGCCCGATCCGCACCGCGACGGCAGGAGGCGACCGCTCGAGCCCGAACACCATCAGCGGGCGAACATTTCGCGAAACGGAGGAATCGACGTGTCCTCACCCGACGAACTCTACCGCGCGCTCACCGAGGCGCCGGGCGTCCCGGGCCAGGAAGCGGCCGTGCGGGACCTCATGCGCCGTTACCTGAAGCCCTTGGGCGACGAGCTCCTCACGGACAACCTGGGGAGCGTCGTCGCGCGGAAGCGCGGCACGGCCGACGAGCCGCGCGTGGTCATCCTCGGCCACATGGATGAAGTCGGATTCCTCGTCAGCCAGATCACCGAGCAGGGGTTCCTGCGGTTCCAGACGCTCGGGGGCTGGTGGGAGCAGGTGATGCTGGCGCAGCGCGTCGCGGTCCAGACGCGCAAGGGAGAGGTCATCGGCGTCGTCGGCTCGAAGCCGCCGCACATCCTGCCCGCCGAAGAACGCAAGAAGCCTGTGGAGAAGAAGGACATGTTCATCGACATCGGCGCGCGGAGCCGGGAGGAGGCGGAAGCGTTCGGCGTCCGCCCCGGCGATGCCGTGGTGCCGATCTGCCCGTACACGCCGCTGGCCAACCCCGACATGCTGCTCGCCAAGGCGTGGGACAACCGCGCCGGCTGTGCCATCGCCGTCCGCGTGCTGGAGGCCCTCCAGCATGAGGCGCACCCGAACACCGTGTTCGCAGGCGCCACCGTCCAGGAGGAAGTGGGGCTGCGCGGCGCCCAGACCATCGCGAACAAGGTGCAGCCGCACGTCGGCATCGTGCTCGACGTGGCCATCGCCGGCGACACGCCCGGCGTGAAGCCGGAGGAGGCGGCGGCGGAGCTCGGCAAGGGTCCGGTGCTGCTTCTGTATGACGCGTCGATGGTGCCCCACACGGGGCTGCGCAACTTCGTCATCGACACGGCGGAGGCGGCCGGGATTCCGCTGCAGTTCCAGGTGCTGCCCGGCGGCGGAACGGATGCCGGCCGGGTGCACCTGACCGGTGCCGGCGCGCCGAGCGTGGCGCTGGGCGTGGCCACGCGCTACATCCACAGCGCGGCGGGGATCGTGCACCGCAAGGACCTCGACGACCTCACCCGGCTCGTGGTCGAGCTCGTGAAGCGGCTGGACGCGAAGACGCTGGAGCGGTTGCTCGCGGACTAGACGGCGTCGCGCAGCGTCTCCCAGAGGTACAGCGTGGCCAGGCTGCGGTGCGGCCGCCATGCCTCCGCCAGCCGGCGGACCTGGGCCTCGCCGGGCAGCTCGTCGAGGCCGAACACGTGCCGCACGGCCTTGCGCAGCCCCAGGTCCGCCGCCGGCAGGACGTCCGGCCGGCCCAGTCCGAACATGAGGGCGCATTCCGCCGTCCACCGGCCGATGCCGCGCAGGGCGGTCAGCTTGGCAACGAACGCCTCATCGGGCAGCCGCGCAAGGGCGTCGAGGTCGAGGCGTCCAGAGGCCACGGCGTCCGCGAAGCCGATCACGTATTCCGCCTTCGTGCGGCTGAACTGGCGCGCGGTCAGGTCCTGCACCGACAGCGCGGCGATCTTGTCAGGAGTGGGGAAGACGGGCACGGCCCTGGTGGCCGTGCCCTCCGTGTGTTCGGGGTCCGGCCAGGCGGATGGGAGCGTGCGGACCTCGCCGGCGAGGACGCGAAGGCGGTGGACCAGCCGCCCCGCGAAGTCGACGCTCACCTGCTGGCCGATGATCGACTTGATCACGGACTCGAACAGATTCGCGTCCCTCAGCACACGAAGCCCGCGGTACCGGCGCGCCAGGGCGGCCAGGCGCCGATCGCCCTCCACGCACGCGTAAAACCACGTAAGATCCTGGTCCAGCGACAGGCAGTGGGCGGCGGCGCGCGCCAGCCTGGCCTCCTCGTCCGCATCGCGGGCGTCGGTGAGGACGCGGAGCGAGCGGATGACGCCGTCCCCGTCCGGGATCAGGCGCACGAGGCGCGGCGCGCCCTGGGCGGACGACATCCCGGAGCCCGGCGCCGGCAGGCGCAGGCTCCGCACGATGGAACCGTCCCTCAGAAACGTCCAGTCCTCGTTCTTGCCCAGCCGCATGCGCGCCCGCATCCGGTCGAGATTCAAGCCGCCCGTCGCGGAGAGGATCACGCGCCCTCGCCCTCCCGCAGCCGCCGTCCGGCCGTCTCGGGCACGGGCGACTCCCGCGAGGCGCTGGCGTGCGCCGCGGTGGCGGCCTCAATGGCCCAGAGGCGCACGGGCCCCAGGCGCCGGCGCAGCACGGGTCGCAGGACCCGCCAAAGGGCCTGAGCCGCGCGCTGGACCTCGGCCTCCGGCGCGTCCCCGCGGCGGCGGCCGTAGCGGTGCGCTTCATAAGCCCGCCCCAGCCGCTCAAGGTCCCCGGCCACGTCGTGCTCGTCCCGGCCGACGGCGCGAAGGAACGCGAGCGGCGACTGTGAGGGGCGGCGGGCGTAGCCGAGCGCCTTCAGGGCCGCGGATGTCAGCGCGTAGACGCCGGCCCAGCCGGCCGCGCCCGCCCGGCGCAACCAGCGGTGCCGGAGCGCAGCCAGGCGCGCGCCGGCCGCCGCGGCGAGCAGGATCGCGGCGGAGAGGCCGGCGAGCGTGGCCGTGCGTGGCGGATCGTCAGCGACCACCGCCCCCCAGCGGGCCCACGCGGGGAGCGCAGCCTGCGTTCCGGACGGCGCCGGCACGGGCTCCGACGACTCCGCCGGCGGCGAGACGCGCTGCGTGCGGCTCCGCTTTTCCTCGAGCTCCAACTGCGATTCGTCCCCGGAGCTGCTCGTGCCGCCAGCGCCTCCCGCCGCGACCCCCGCGTTGCGGTCGAGCGGGGCGGCGGGCGTCGGGTCGAACGTCAGCCAGGCGCCGAGCGCCACGTCGTAGACCTCGACCCAGGCGTGCGCCTGCCCCTCCCGGACGACGACATGCTTTCCGTCCGGCGTGTCCACCGCGCCGGCGAGCGGCACGCGATAGCCCTCCACGTACCGGGCGGGCACCCCGACGGCGCGCAGCATGACGACCATCGCGCTGGCGAACGAGGTGCAGTAGCCCCGCTTGCTCACGAACAGGAAGTCGTCGACGAAGTCATGCCCCCGGGCGGGGAGCGGCGGGTCCTGGGCATAGGTGTACCGCTGAAGGTACGCCATGACCGCGAAGGCCTTCCCGAACGTGGTCGCGCGGCCTTCCGTCACCCGTGCGGCGAGCGCGCGAACGCGGTCGGGAAGGTTCGGCGGCAGGCGCACGTCGTCGGCGAGATCGTCCACACTCAGGCGGGGCCCGAACGGATCTGCCGCGAACCCGTAGGAGAGCCCGGCCGGCGGATTCGTCGCGCCGGGCCACGGCCAGGGGACGAAGCTCAGCAGCTGATACGTCATGTCGCGATCGAGCGGGCGATCCGGCACCAGCGTGTGGCCCGGAGCCGGCCGCAGGACTCGGGAGTCGGAGAGCCGCTCGACCCGGCTGTACAGCGGGGCGAACAGCACGCGGTCACCCGAGGACAGCGTCCGGATCCGGATGCGCACCACCGCGCCCAGCGTGTCGGGGTTCGTGACGTCGTCGGCGGGCGAGGACCGCGAGGCCAGGCGCCACGAGCGGCCGTCGTACACGTCGCGCACGGCGCCGCGCAAGTACAGCGTGTCGGGTCCGCCCGGAGGCACGTTTGCCCACACCGACAGCACGGGGATCGAGGTCGGCACGAACGGTCCGCCCAAATACTCGACGGGCATGTCGTTCGGGCTGGTCATGCGCGCGCCGAACGTGGCCCAGGTCGTGTAGCCCAGGCGCGCCCCTTCGAGGCGGTCCACCCACGGAATGTGACGGCGCATCCAGGCGTCGACGGCGTCCGCCGTGGCAGGGACGTAGCTCACGGGCAGCGACGCAGCCAGGGCGGCCGCCGGCGCAGCGACGGCCACGGCGGCGACGGCGATGACCCGGCGCAGCGGTCCGGCGCCCCAGGTCCGGGCCGCCAGCCACGCCGGCACGAGCACCCACACGGCGACGGCGGCGCCGGGGCCGCCCGCCGCCCAAAAGGCCAGCGTGGCGGCGACCGCCGGACCGAGGGCGGCGACGTGCGGTCCGCCGCGGCCCAGGCGGCCGCCGGCCCACGCGACGAGCCCGGCGACGACGGCCACGTCGGCCGCGCTGCCGGGCGTGGGACGTCCGGAGAACGAGACCCACGCGTCTGCCGCCTGCTTCCAGACGACCAGCGGGCCGCCGGCGGCGGCGGCCGCGACGGCAGCGCCCACGAGGGCGGCGGCCGCTGCGAGCGCGCCGCGTCCCGGGGTGGCGATCCACGTGCCGAGCGTCGCCGCGACGAGGGAGACGGCAACAGCGAGAGCCCAGGCGGCTGGGCCGGACCAGCCGAGAAACGCGGCGGCCAGGACGCCAACCACCGTGCCGGACGCCAGGGCCCAGGCGCGCCACGGCCAGCGCGAGCCGGTCTCAACCAATCGCGGTCGCCTCCTCTCCCGCGTTCTCGGCATCCTCCGGCCACGCGGGGCCGAACGCCTCCGCGCCCGCGAACGCCTCGTGGGTGAAGGCGCTCGTGGCACTCCGGGGGCGGCCGTCGAACGTCATGAGGACCAGCGGCGGCCACTCCGGCGCGAGTCGGGCCCACTCCCGCGCGCGCGCCGGCACCAGCGACGCCGCGCCCACGATGACGAGCGCCGGCCGCGGCGCCGTCTCCGCGATGCTCGCGAGCCGCCTCACGAAGCGAGGGTCCCTGTGAGGGCGCAGCTCCGCGAGCGCCTCCGCCAGCTGGGCCTCCGAGGTGATCGCGATGACGCCGGCCATCGGCGCTTCCTGGGTGGCGGCGCGGGGTTGCCAGAGCCAAACCGGCATGCCACGTTCAAGCGCGAAGACGCCCCAGGAGTACACGGCGTCGATGGCGGCTTCCCACGCGTCCAGCCGCCCGTCCGGGTCCGGGTCCACCGCCAGCGCCACGCCGCGCGCCCAGGCGCGCTGGAACTCCAGCACGTGCGGCCGCCCCCGGCGCGCGCTGGTGCGCCAGTGGATGAGGCGGCGGTCGTCGCCGTCGCGAAACGGGCGAATGCCGTACCACTGCGTGAAATCCGGAGGCGCGGCGAGCGGTTGCGTCCCGGCCGCGGCGCCGACGCGCCGGGCGGTCTCCGAGCCGCGCGGGACGCGGCGCCGCTGCGGGCCGACCACGATGCGGCCCGCCGCAGTGAGCCGCCGCTGCGCGGCCAAGAGTCCGAAGGGATCGCGCCACTCGACGTCGATGGCCGGCCAGGGATGGACGCCGCGCGGCAGGGGGTTCGTTTCCACGCGGACGGCGGCCGTCCGGCCGGGAGGCACCACGCACACCGTGGGCGCGTCTTCCGGTCCGGCGGCCCCGGCGGGTTCTTCCCACCGGCCGGGCGCCCAGCGGACCGTGCACGTCACCGGCCAAGGCCAGCGCGACCACGCTTCGACGCGCAAGGACGCCGTCTGGCCGCGACACAACACGCGCGGCGCCCCCGCCGCCACCGCGACGCGCACGCCCAGCGCCGACGCCGCCACCCACACGAAGGCGAACACGTACAGCCCGCCCAGCCAATACGCAAGGGTCAGCGGCGCGTCCCCGCCGAAGACGGCCGCGAACGCGACGGCACCGGCGGTCAGGAGAGCGAACCCGCGGGACGCCAAGCGCCACCGGATCCCGGCGCCATCGGGGCGGCGCATCGGCATGGACACGTCACCACCGCGGCTGGGCGGGCACGGGCAGCCGCTCCACGAGCCCGGCGACGACGGCGGCCGCCGCTTCGCCCTGCCAGGCCGCTTCGGGCTTCATGACGAGGCGGTGCGCCAGGACCGGGACCGCCAGCGCCTGCACATCGTCCGGCCGGACGTAGTCGCGCCCCTCCATGGCTGCCCAGGCGCGCGCCAAGTCGCGAAGGGCCAGCGCGGCGCGCGGGCTGGCGCCGATCTGCACGGACGCGTGCCTCCGCGTGGCCTGCACGAGGTCCAGCATGTAGCCGGCGACGTCCTCGTGCACGTGCACGAGGCGCACGGCGGCCTGGACGCGGACGACGGCATCGGCGTCCGCGACCGGTTCGAGGGCCTCGGCCGTGAGGCGTGCCTCGCCAGCGATGAGCGACCGCTCCGCGCGGGTGCTCGGGTAGCCGATCGTCACGCGCAGGCCGAACCGGTCGATCTGCGCCTCCGGCAGGGGGAACGTGCCCTCGTGTTCAAGGGGGTTCTTCGTCGCGAGCACCAGGAACGGGCGGGGCAGGCGGTGCGTGGTACGGTCGACCGTGATCTGGCGCTCCTCCATGGCTTCGAGAAGGGCGGCCTGCGTCTTCGGGGAGGCGCGGTTGATCTCGTCCGCGAGCACGACCTGGCCGAACAGCGGACCCGGCACGAAGTGGAAGCCGCGTTCGGCGTCGTGCACGACCGTGCCCGTGATGTCCCCGGGAAGCAGGTCGGGCGTGAACTGAATGCGCGAAAAGCGGCACCCCGCCGCGCGGGCGAGCGCCTTGGCGAGCGTGGTCTTCCCGACGCCGGGCACGTCCTCGATCAGCGCGTGCTGGTCGGCGAACAACGCGGCGACGAGCAACCGGACGGCCTCCGGCTTGTCCAGGATGACGCGCCCGACCGCATCCTGGATGCGCGCCGCCAGCCGGGCGGCCCCTTCAATGGAAACTTCGTCATCGACTGCGGGCAAGACGACCCTCCTCTGCCAACTCACGGACGGCGCACCATGTTCTGCGGTTCCACACTCGACATAACCTCTGTTCCTTGTCGATTCATTCGGACTACAATCACAAAGGAACCGGGAGGTTCGATCGACAGGCTTTTGTTCAATTGTTCGGCGGGTCGGTCGAATTCCTGCCCGCCGCCGCGCCTTCGGCGCCGGTCAGCATTTTGGAAAGCGGGGCGATGCAAGGCCGATGGTTCAACATGACGTGCTCGTCGTCGGAGCCGGTCTGGCGGGCATGCGGGCGGCGCTTGAAGCGAAGAAGCAGGGCGTCGACGTCGCCATCATGTCCAAGGTCTATCCGGTTCGCAGCCACTCCAACGCGGCCCAGGGCGGCATCAACGCGGCCCTGAGCGAGGACGACTCATGGGAGTCGCACGCATTCGACACCGTCAAGGGCAGCGACTACCTCGGAGACCAGGACGCCATCGAAATCCTCGCCAGGGAAGCTCCTCAGGCGATCATCGAGCTGGAGAATTTCGGCGTCACCTTCAACCGCGACGAACACGGCCGCCTCGGCTCGCGCAACTTCGGCGGCGCCAGCCACGCTCGGACGTACTTCGTCGGGGACTTCACCGGCCAGGCCATCCTGCACGTGATGTTCGAGCAGCTCCTGCGCACGGGCCTGACCACGTATGACGAGTGGTTCGTCACCCAGCTCGTCAAGGACGACGCCGGCGCCATCCGCGGCGTCGTCGCCATGGACATCCGCACCGGCCAGCTGCACCTTGTCAAGGCCAAGGCCGTCATCCTGGCCACCGGCGGCATGGGCCGCGTGTACGAGCCGTCCACCAACGCCCTCATCTGCACCGGGGACGGCATGGCGCTGGCGTATCGCGCCGGAGCCCTGCTCATGGACATGGAGATGGTGCAGTTCCACCCGACGACGCTCAAGGGCAACGGCGCGCTCCTGAGCGAGGCGGCACGAGGCGAAGGCGCGTACCTGCTCAACAAGGACGGCGAGCGGTTCATGCACAAGTACGCGCCGAACAAGCTGGAGCTCGCAAGCCGCGACGTCGTCTCGCGCGCGGAGCAGATCGAGATCAACGAGGGCCGCGGCGTGGACGGCTGCGTGCTCCTCGACCTGCGCCACCTCGGCGCCGAGAAGATCATGGAGCGCCTGCCGCAGATCCGCGAGTTGGCGCTGGAATTTGCCGGCGTCGACATCATTCATGAGCCGGTGCCGGTCCGGCCGGGCATGCACTACATCATGGGCGGCATCAAGACCGACGTGTGGGGCAAGACGAACCTCGACGGGCTCTTCGCCGCCGGCGAGTGCGCGTGCGTCAACGTCCACGGCGGCAACCGACTCGGCGCCAACTCCCTCCTGGAGACGGTGGTTTTCGGCAAGCGGGCCGGCGCCGCCGCGGCCGAGTATGTCAAGTCCGTGGGCGACGTCCGCGTGAGCGAAGCGTGGCTGCGCGACGAGGAAGCGCGCATCGAGGGCCTCCTGAAGCGGCCGGAAGGGGAGAAGGCGGCCGCGTTGCGCCTTGAGATGGGCCAGACGATGACGCGCAACGTGGGCGTCTTCCGCACGGAGGAGCAGCTTCTCGTGGCGCAGGCGAAGATCCAGGAGCTGAAGCAGCGGTACCAGCGGGTCAGCGTGGGGGACAAGGGGCGCGTCTTCAACACGAACCTCCAGTTCGTGCTTGAGCTCGAGAACATGCTCGACCTCGCGGAAGTGGTCGTCGCCTCGGCCCTGTTCCGGAAGGAGAGCCGTGGCGCGCACACGCGCCTCGAC comes from Clostridia bacterium and encodes:
- a CDS encoding acyl-CoA dehydrogenase family protein; this translates as MTYRLPAEVEALRQVVRELAETRIRPRAAEVDRTGEFPWDYVQWLREHDLFALGIPEAYGGLGAGLLSLAVATEELSRVDAVAGLLVAVQELGTLPIILAGTEEQKRRFLPRCATGEWLAAFGLTEPEAGSDAGATRTRAVRQGDHYVLNGLKHFVTNAGVAGIYVVFASTDPSRGAKGITAFVVEADTPGFSIGRLQHKMGIRGSTTGELVFQDARVPVENRLGEEGDGFKIAMATLDRTRTNIAAQAVGIAQGALDLALEYAKGRRQFGQAIAEFQGIQFMLADMAMQTEAARQLLYHACARLDEEGETMRRLPPEASRLSAMAKAFASDVAMKVTTDAVQVLGGYGYMVEYPAERMMRDAKITQIYEGTNQIQRLVIARSLLDQ
- a CDS encoding GGDEF domain-containing protein, with the protein product MRRSIVAEIAGAEPAEVARALCYAAARATGAPGAALYVWEDNRWRLRARVGEAGQDGVAADIAAVIAGGPALTAQVWGARVALVLASPGELSPALEADLTDGARWAAAAEAYRCAVASRDPHVDPVTGLPNREAFAARLAQEVARATRAGRPLALACFALRGLARAAAEVPEAEPRFARALVAATREGDVVFRLGPEEFAVVLPGADADGAGRMAVRALLRLREAAGAGPAVRASAGAADVPGDAHDAPGLRAAAQHALYLAELAGGDCVRLAGLPGPVAVEEESR
- a CDS encoding helix-turn-helix transcriptional regulator, which codes for MPGPRRFTELERSVTGISPRTLTQRLRALQDDGLIERVAYAESPPRVEYKLTPMGRELIPIIEMMRAYGQRWLCPREEREPARARRNSPGSRPTAP
- a CDS encoding M20/M25/M40 family metallo-hydrolase produces the protein MSDWSSVAKDCAHRLSRLLRFDTSNPPGNELACLADLAETLREAGIETQLFESAPGRGNLLAEIPANADDALPSSEALLLMGHVDVVPAEAELWTHPPFAGDIADGCVWGRGALDMKHLVAMWTELALLIRRRGVRLRRPIKLMFNADEEAGGEYGAGWMVRHHLDRIRAAVALNEGGGEGLELGGVTYFTYQPAEKAPCAFDLIARGRPGHGSVPTDDNAVAWLSRALVALSETETPLRVTEPVRAFVEGLAAGQPEPYRSVLLGTLDPESHAASLAAIPDAYQRATLHALLHDTITPTMLEAGSRVNVIPSTARATCDCRIVPGQTPEGIAAWVREILASRGLLDHVEVRFRRAATPVASPVEAPIVDSMRRALQRHAPGSRLVPTMLTGGTDGSWLRPAGIPTYGFAPLLPGEAHETVHGIDERIRIASLEFGLKVLWDVILDYCA
- a CDS encoding diguanylate cyclase, whose product is MRRLHALPGDVSRLGHAIDLLRRLKDVAEGSGWVQVVCADIDGLARFNEEKGFASGNRAVGELAALMRDLAPSGSTYRFGGDEFYWLRVLPAPEPGGLVRLADRLRRDFAARMRRLGYDLTVSAGAYEVRAPTSAARLLGAPHHALSRAKEQGGNRLVDATVVDDVPESAYALVDDLIRRIDESVRAMETARAEAATDAISGLPNHRAGRAALERLASSAAAGGEPFALIFIDGDGLRAYNELGYEAGNRMIRDLAAVLRQGLRAHDVLARWLSGDEFLVLLPGSDVAAAVGVAERLRRSVEETTRSWPIPVTISAAVAACPAHGVSSDELLRRLYEAGHRAKQEGKNRVVVAEPPRAGEAPA
- a CDS encoding cysteine hydrolase, yielding MDRADGEASARWLEFGAALDDWFARLPERSWSELAPHGGARVAVCVIDMLNGFAREGALASPRVEALVAPVVELVEGAAARGARIVAVQDCHPRDAVEFSAYPPHCLEGTSEAEAVAELERLPAYRNALCVRKNNLCGLWAGDWHRELVAGGVDTFVLCGDCTDLCVNYLAMPLRLWANERNLPLRIVVPAEAVDTFDIPVRGSAPGEAAAPGHPGDVFHRLFLYHMAQNGVDVVRRVTF